From the Limosilactobacillus panis genome, one window contains:
- a CDS encoding SGNH/GDSL hydrolase family protein, producing the protein MRKQWWMIGVVIILAVLAGGVWYGHRQSSPVIRTASSPHYVEKENVHLVAVGDSLTHGQGDEKKKGGYVSIIKHKIEHHYRKTTVSTKNYGVSGDWSDQILARLNSQPKMRTNLRKADVITMTVGGNDLMQNLEANIMNSPKTVDKDVDQAEKVYVRRLNQLLTAVRKQNPHAPVFIMSIYNPVYTYFPDVDVINNSIVKWNQTTQKVMGNYHKMYFVNINHLMSWGQYKTPDQRQELIQQEKQANRGKISQARLVSVMRDRDHNLNEYISTEDNFHPNHRGYQQMANRLFKSMKNHNSWEYVKR; encoded by the coding sequence GTGCGAAAACAATGGTGGATGATTGGTGTGGTGATAATTTTAGCGGTGCTTGCTGGTGGCGTCTGGTATGGTCATCGCCAATCTTCGCCCGTAATAAGGACGGCTTCATCGCCCCACTATGTTGAAAAGGAGAATGTCCACCTGGTGGCAGTTGGCGATTCTTTGACCCATGGCCAGGGGGATGAGAAAAAAAAGGGTGGTTATGTCAGTATTATTAAGCATAAGATTGAACACCACTATCGTAAAACGACGGTAAGTACGAAGAACTACGGTGTTAGTGGGGATTGGTCTGACCAAATCCTGGCCCGCCTTAATTCCCAGCCTAAGATGCGGACGAACCTCCGGAAGGCTGATGTAATCACAATGACGGTGGGCGGAAACGACCTAATGCAAAATCTTGAAGCCAATATCATGAACTCTCCTAAGACGGTCGACAAGGACGTTGACCAGGCAGAAAAGGTTTATGTCCGTCGTCTCAATCAGTTACTCACGGCAGTTCGGAAACAGAATCCTCATGCACCGGTATTTATTATGAGTATTTATAATCCTGTTTATACTTACTTTCCCGACGTAGACGTAATTAACAACTCAATCGTGAAGTGGAACCAAACAACCCAAAAGGTGATGGGAAACTACCATAAAATGTATTTTGTGAACATTAACCACCTGATGTCATGGGGACAGTACAAGACTCCAGACCAGCGTCAGGAGTTGATTCAACAGGAAAAACAGGCTAACCGGGGAAAAATTTCTCAGGCTCGGTTGGTCAGCGTCATGCGGGATCGTGACCATAACTTAAACGAATATATCTCAACGGAAGATAATTTTCACCCGAACCATCGTGGTTATCAGCAGATGGCCAACCGCCTATTTAAATCAATGAAGAACCACAACAGTTGGGAATACGTAAAGAGGTAA
- the ylqF gene encoding ribosome biogenesis GTPase YlqF: protein MATIQWFPGHMAKALRQIREQMPLVDIVFELVDARVPYSSQNPEVALAAGNKPRLLIMTKTDLANRDRLQKWLVYFEEKGQPVLALDSREQNVAKIVTKKSKEILQDKLAEERAKGLRKRPIRAMCVGVPNVGKSTLLNHLVKKNVAQTGNRPGVTTGQQWLRSSAELELLDTPGVLWHKFASQKQGVMLALSGAIKDSLYPKDDIALFALKYLRLYQPEMLKKRYRLTDQDLAETISDPDLLLAITQKMGFRDDYDRASERLIFDLRKGKLGPITMEVPADLNEDGVND from the coding sequence ATGGCAACAATTCAATGGTTTCCTGGACATATGGCAAAGGCCTTACGACAGATTCGTGAACAGATGCCCCTTGTTGACATCGTTTTTGAGTTAGTAGACGCACGGGTGCCGTATTCTTCCCAAAATCCGGAAGTAGCATTAGCTGCCGGAAACAAGCCCCGGCTTTTAATAATGACTAAGACGGACTTGGCTAATCGTGATCGTCTACAAAAGTGGTTGGTGTACTTTGAAGAAAAAGGGCAGCCAGTCCTGGCCCTCGATTCACGGGAGCAAAACGTGGCAAAAATTGTCACCAAAAAGAGTAAGGAAATTTTGCAAGATAAACTGGCGGAAGAAAGGGCCAAGGGATTAAGAAAAAGGCCAATCCGGGCAATGTGTGTCGGGGTGCCGAACGTTGGGAAGTCGACCCTGTTAAATCACCTGGTTAAAAAGAACGTTGCACAGACGGGAAACCGGCCGGGCGTAACTACTGGCCAACAGTGGTTGCGGTCGTCGGCTGAGTTGGAACTTTTAGACACCCCTGGAGTCCTGTGGCACAAGTTTGCCAGCCAGAAGCAGGGGGTCATGTTAGCTCTCTCGGGGGCAATCAAGGATAGTCTTTACCCCAAAGATGATATTGCTCTGTTCGCCCTGAAATACCTTCGCTTGTACCAACCGGAAATGCTGAAGAAACGCTACCGACTGACCGACCAAGACCTGGCGGAAACGATTAGCGATCCCGACCTGCTGCTAGCAATCACCCAGAAGATGGGTTTTAGGGATGACTACGACCGGGCTAGCGAGCGGCTGATCTTTGACCTACGGAAGGGTAAACTCGGGCCCATTACTATGGAAGTCCCGGCAGACTTGAATGAGGATGGCGTCAATGATTAA
- the topA gene encoding type I DNA topoisomerase: MATKTAKKSTKTTAKRKTMRRRSKIKKNLVIVESPSKAKTIGRFLGRSYKVVASLGHVRDLPKSRMGVDIENNYQPDYISIRGKGDVIKELRKDAKNAKAVYLASDPDREGEAIAWHVSNILKLDDKDKNRVTFNEITKDAVKNAFKEPRTINMDLVDAQQARRVLDRLVGYSISPILWKKVKKGLSAGRVQSVALNLIIQREDEIRNFKPEEYWTIDADFKHGRDKFKAVFFGEDGKKIKLANNADVQKVLGKLDKKQGFVISKVTKKERRRQPQPPYTTSTMQQDANRRLNFRTRKTMMAAQMLYEGIDIKQGSPVGLITYMRTDSTRIASIAKHEASKFIHEEYGGEYAAIKPVKGKLPEGAQDAHEAIRPTSVYRTPAKMKPYLNNDQYKLYSLIWSRFVASQMTPEVIDTMTVDLQQNGVTFRANGSKVKFAGFSKVYKRGEERDNLLPDLSEGDHARMVNDNPAQHFTQPPARYTEAALIKTLESNGVGRPSTYAPTLDTIQRRYYVRLVSRHFEPTELGEIVNKIIAKQFPDIVNAKFTADVEGELDQVEAGKQNWIKVVDSFYKPFSKEVQDAEDKVAKIQMKEELAGIDCDICGAPMVIKMGRYGKFYACSRFPKCRNTKAIVKEIGVTCPKCHKGTVVERKSKKNRTFYGCSRYPDCDFVSWDKPIGRDCPKDGHFLVEKKVKGGKQVVCPNGDYEEAVQK, encoded by the coding sequence ATGGCAACCAAAACAGCCAAGAAAAGTACTAAGACGACGGCAAAGCGGAAGACAATGCGGCGCCGTTCTAAGATTAAGAAAAATTTGGTGATTGTTGAGTCACCGTCAAAAGCAAAGACGATTGGTCGTTTCCTGGGCCGCTCGTATAAAGTTGTTGCGAGTCTTGGCCATGTGCGTGACCTGCCGAAGAGTCGGATGGGGGTTGATATTGAGAATAATTACCAACCGGACTATATTTCGATTCGCGGGAAAGGTGACGTTATTAAGGAACTTCGTAAGGATGCGAAGAATGCGAAGGCCGTTTACTTGGCATCAGACCCGGACCGTGAGGGGGAAGCCATCGCTTGGCACGTCTCTAATATTCTAAAGCTTGATGATAAGGATAAGAACCGGGTTACTTTTAACGAAATTACGAAGGATGCAGTCAAAAACGCTTTTAAAGAGCCACGGACGATTAATATGGACTTAGTTGATGCTCAGCAGGCACGGCGGGTCCTTGACCGACTTGTCGGTTATTCGATTAGTCCTATTCTGTGGAAAAAGGTTAAGAAGGGGCTGAGTGCCGGTCGTGTTCAATCGGTTGCACTAAATCTGATCATCCAGCGGGAAGACGAAATCCGTAATTTTAAACCGGAAGAATACTGGACAATTGACGCGGACTTTAAGCACGGTCGTGATAAATTTAAAGCCGTCTTTTTCGGTGAAGACGGCAAGAAGATAAAACTGGCCAACAATGCGGATGTTCAAAAGGTCCTTGGCAAGCTGGATAAAAAACAGGGCTTTGTTATTTCAAAGGTCACCAAGAAGGAACGACGCCGGCAACCACAGCCACCGTACACTACTTCAACGATGCAGCAGGACGCTAACCGCCGGCTTAATTTCCGGACCCGGAAGACCATGATGGCTGCCCAGATGCTGTATGAAGGGATTGATATTAAGCAAGGATCTCCAGTCGGCTTGATTACCTACATGCGGACCGACTCCACGCGAATCGCATCGATTGCTAAGCATGAAGCCTCTAAGTTTATCCATGAGGAGTATGGAGGCGAGTATGCGGCCATCAAACCAGTAAAGGGCAAGTTGCCGGAGGGGGCTCAGGATGCTCACGAAGCAATTCGGCCAACTTCTGTCTACCGGACACCGGCCAAGATGAAGCCCTACCTGAATAATGACCAGTACAAGCTATACAGCCTTATCTGGTCCCGCTTTGTGGCCAGTCAGATGACGCCGGAAGTAATTGATACAATGACAGTTGACCTCCAGCAAAATGGGGTAACTTTCCGGGCAAACGGGTCCAAAGTTAAGTTTGCCGGCTTCTCCAAGGTTTATAAGCGGGGAGAAGAAAGGGACAACCTTTTACCTGACCTTAGTGAAGGCGACCATGCACGGATGGTCAATGACAATCCAGCCCAGCACTTCACCCAGCCACCGGCCCGTTACACTGAAGCGGCATTGATCAAGACGCTGGAAAGCAATGGGGTCGGCCGGCCATCAACGTATGCGCCGACGTTGGATACAATTCAACGGCGTTACTATGTTCGTCTAGTTTCACGTCACTTTGAACCTACGGAGTTAGGGGAGATTGTCAACAAGATCATCGCTAAGCAATTCCCCGATATCGTTAATGCCAAGTTCACGGCAGATGTTGAAGGTGAACTTGACCAGGTTGAAGCGGGAAAACAGAATTGGATTAAGGTTGTTGATAGCTTCTATAAGCCCTTCTCCAAGGAAGTCCAGGATGCAGAAGACAAGGTTGCCAAAATTCAAATGAAAGAGGAACTTGCCGGTATTGATTGTGACATTTGTGGTGCTCCCATGGTAATTAAAATGGGCCGGTACGGGAAATTTTATGCCTGTTCCCGATTCCCCAAGTGTCGAAACACGAAGGCAATTGTCAAGGAAATTGGCGTGACCTGTCCAAAGTGTCATAAAGGAACTGTGGTTGAGCGCAAATCAAAAAAGAATCGTACTTTCTATGGCTGTTCTCGCTATCCAGACTGTGATTTTGTCTCATGGGATAAGCCAATTGGGCGGGATTGTCCGAAAGATGGGCACTTCCTGGTTGAAAAGAAGGTCAAGGGTGGTAAACAAGTGGTTTGTCCAAATGGCGACTACGAGGAAGCCGTACAGAAATAG
- a CDS encoding hemolysin III family protein has protein sequence MNKQHIDKKTLLIEIGNAISHGIGTGLAITGLVFLIIRAAHSGSVMRVVTFTIYGSILVLFYLSSTLFHALVFTRARHVFQVFDHCMIYALIAGTYTPYCLVSIKGWLGWTMFGVIWGLAVIGIIYKSIWLKHKSALSTLVYVLMGWLCIFAFFPLWNVLGPVGFGLLLAGGITFTIGALLYSRPTDYTHLIWHFFVLVGTGLMYFSILLYV, from the coding sequence GTGAATAAGCAGCACATTGATAAGAAAACATTACTAATTGAAATCGGTAACGCCATCAGTCACGGGATTGGTACCGGCCTAGCAATTACTGGTCTGGTCTTCCTAATAATTCGGGCCGCCCATAGTGGGAGTGTCATGCGGGTGGTCACCTTTACCATCTACGGCAGTATCCTAGTCTTATTCTACCTCTCGTCAACCCTATTTCACGCCCTTGTCTTTACCCGGGCCCGGCACGTCTTTCAGGTATTTGACCACTGTATGATTTATGCCCTGATTGCCGGAACTTACACCCCCTACTGCCTCGTCAGTATCAAGGGATGGTTAGGCTGGACGATGTTTGGCGTCATTTGGGGGCTAGCCGTCATTGGGATTATTTATAAAAGTATCTGGCTTAAGCACAAGAGTGCCCTCTCGACTTTAGTTTACGTCCTGATGGGCTGGCTTTGCATCTTTGCCTTCTTCCCCCTTTGGAATGTCCTGGGGCCGGTTGGTTTTGGCCTGCTGCTTGCTGGAGGAATCACCTTCACAATTGGTGCCCTCTTGTACAGCCGGCCAACTGATTACACCCACCTCATCTGGCACTTCTTTGTCCTGGTTGGGACAGGTCTGATGTATTTCTCAATTCTCCTTTACGTTTAA
- the plsY gene encoding glycerol-3-phosphate 1-O-acyltransferase PlsY — MIFEILGMVIIAYLLGSIPFGLWIGQIFYHKDIRKLGSGNIGTTNTFRTLGPKAGTVVLFMDVLKGTLAASQPYILGISHSVNPLLIGLFASLGHTVSIFDHFHGGKAVATSAGILLAYNPFLFLVACLVFIGTLLLTSMASAASIIGISTIFIIAVFEGDLILSLVAGFLTLVVLYRHKSNIKRILTGKESLVPFGLVYYFRRHQSK, encoded by the coding sequence ATGATATTTGAAATATTAGGGATGGTGATTATCGCTTATCTCTTAGGATCCATCCCCTTTGGCTTATGGATTGGCCAAATTTTCTATCACAAGGATATCCGTAAGTTGGGCAGTGGAAACATTGGCACAACTAATACCTTCAGAACACTTGGCCCTAAGGCCGGGACGGTAGTCCTCTTTATGGATGTTTTAAAGGGAACGTTAGCAGCCAGTCAACCTTACATTTTGGGAATTTCACACAGCGTCAATCCCCTACTAATTGGACTCTTTGCATCTCTGGGCCACACGGTCTCCATCTTTGACCACTTTCATGGTGGAAAGGCGGTTGCAACCAGCGCAGGAATTTTATTGGCCTATAACCCCTTCCTCTTCCTGGTTGCCTGCCTGGTCTTCATTGGAACACTCCTCCTAACCTCAATGGCCAGCGCCGCCAGTATCATCGGAATCAGTACCATCTTTATAATTGCCGTATTTGAAGGCGACCTTATTCTTTCCCTGGTTGCTGGTTTCTTAACCCTGGTGGTTCTTTACCGCCACAAGAGTAACATTAAAAGGATCCTCACCGGCAAGGAGTCCCTCGTTCCCTTCGGCCTGGTCTACTACTTTCGGAGACATCAGTCAAAATAA
- a CDS encoding aldose 1-epimerase family protein, whose translation MITIRNKKLVVEINELGAQLHSIKRQDNAIEYLWQGSPDSWGRQAPILFPFVGRLKDDQYRFNGQTFHQTQHGFARDRKFTVTKQLDDRVILEQRAGDDTKKVYPFDFILQVTYELADDRLAVSYKVINPARQSLIYEIGAHPGFNMPLTSRGSYENVEFSVTPAEKYSRIILDGPYNDSGHPQVIDMTKPFMLNHNLFNHDAIIFKTCGSDFAATLADKTSGHGVSVATVGTQYVGLWSDYPATGNFACIEPWWGIADNVNADGLLLHKQGMYRLAPGQERDYHFSIRPF comes from the coding sequence ATGATTACAATTCGAAACAAGAAACTCGTAGTTGAAATCAATGAGTTAGGGGCCCAGTTACACAGTATTAAGCGGCAAGATAATGCAATTGAATACCTATGGCAGGGCTCGCCAGATAGCTGGGGACGGCAGGCACCAATCCTTTTTCCCTTTGTTGGCCGCCTGAAAGATGACCAGTACCGGTTTAATGGTCAAACCTTCCACCAAACCCAACACGGCTTTGCCCGTGACCGCAAATTTACGGTCACAAAGCAACTGGACGATCGGGTAATCCTTGAGCAGCGTGCAGGCGACGATACCAAAAAGGTGTACCCGTTTGACTTTATTCTCCAGGTTACTTACGAACTTGCAGATGACCGTTTAGCGGTTTCTTATAAGGTAATCAATCCGGCCCGCCAATCGCTAATTTACGAAATTGGGGCCCATCCCGGTTTCAATATGCCCCTCACTTCACGGGGTTCCTATGAAAATGTGGAATTTAGTGTTACCCCGGCAGAAAAATACTCCCGAATTATTTTGGACGGGCCCTACAATGATTCCGGCCACCCCCAGGTGATCGATATGACCAAGCCATTTATGCTCAATCACAATCTTTTTAACCATGATGCAATTATCTTTAAAACGTGTGGAAGTGACTTTGCTGCTACGCTTGCTGACAAGACTAGCGGTCACGGGGTTAGTGTCGCAACCGTGGGAACTCAGTACGTTGGTCTGTGGTCGGATTACCCAGCCACCGGTAATTTTGCCTGCATCGAGCCATGGTGGGGAATCGCTGACAATGTCAATGCGGATGGTCTCCTCTTGCACAAGCAGGGGATGTACCGTTTGGCTCCGGGGCAGGAACGGGACTATCACTTCAGTATTCGGCCATTTTAG
- a CDS encoding dihydrofolate reductase — translation MKKVTYVWAEDLDGWIGKDGSLPWHVKADMRHFKQVTADHPVVMGRRTFDSIGHPLPGRQNVILTHRRIEDKRVVSFQDLAELKNWIKENSAPVVDIIGGGRLFTELMSLVTVLHRTIINGHYEGDTKMPPVNYDQWHLQDRQTVTKDGQPVCWFETWQLNVKEN, via the coding sequence ATGAAGAAAGTTACCTATGTTTGGGCAGAGGACCTGGACGGCTGGATTGGTAAAGATGGTTCTCTCCCATGGCACGTCAAGGCTGATATGCGGCATTTTAAGCAGGTCACGGCTGACCACCCGGTAGTGATGGGACGACGGACCTTTGATTCGATTGGTCATCCCCTTCCTGGGCGCCAAAACGTTATTCTGACCCACCGAAGGATTGAAGATAAACGGGTCGTTTCCTTTCAAGACCTGGCAGAGCTAAAAAACTGGATTAAAGAAAATTCGGCTCCAGTAGTTGATATCATCGGTGGTGGCCGCCTTTTTACTGAACTTATGTCGCTGGTAACGGTCCTTCACCGGACCATTATCAACGGTCATTACGAAGGTGACACAAAAATGCCACCAGTCAACTATGACCAGTGGCATTTGCAGGACCGACAAACGGTAACTAAGGATGGTCAGCCGGTTTGCTGGTTTGAAACTTGGCAATTAAACGTAAAGGAGAATTGA
- a CDS encoding YpmS family protein, protein MKKETKTKSINWWKWAFIVLILVIVVATGTIINRATAPAPSSAVSKPAKLNDTSVTIELNRHQVNALAANYLNRFLKGQKIKYSFLVGKQYATLTGDTRFLGAKIRFAINFVPVKQSDGNVLLRAKGLSVGRLNIPIKFVMGYIAKNYNVPEWVKINAQKKTVLLDLNKYSEKRALKYRAQEINMTEGRFKFLITVPTK, encoded by the coding sequence ATGAAAAAGGAGACGAAAACGAAATCAATCAACTGGTGGAAGTGGGCGTTTATCGTCCTTATCCTGGTGATTGTGGTGGCAACTGGAACGATAATCAACCGGGCCACTGCACCGGCGCCCAGTTCGGCAGTTAGCAAGCCAGCTAAACTTAATGATACTTCGGTTACAATTGAGCTGAATCGTCACCAAGTTAACGCCCTCGCGGCTAACTACCTTAACCGGTTCTTAAAGGGACAGAAAATTAAGTACAGTTTTTTGGTTGGTAAACAGTACGCTACTTTGACGGGCGATACCAGGTTTCTCGGTGCTAAAATTCGGTTTGCCATTAACTTTGTGCCGGTTAAACAAAGTGATGGTAACGTCCTCTTACGGGCTAAGGGCCTTTCGGTGGGACGGCTTAATATCCCCATCAAGTTTGTGATGGGCTATATTGCCAAGAACTACAATGTTCCGGAATGGGTAAAGATCAATGCCCAAAAGAAGACTGTCTTGCTGGATTTGAATAAGTACAGTGAGAAGCGAGCGCTAAAGTACCGGGCACAAGAAATAAATATGACGGAAGGGCGGTTTAAGTTCTTGATAACCGTCCCGACTAAGTGA
- a CDS encoding DegV family protein, giving the protein MSKVKIVCDSSAGLTEEDIKKYNITIVPLTVMIDGTIYVERETITNDEFTKLMKNAKSLPKTSQPPIGKFVDAFDKLGEDGSEVLCVTMMESISGTVHAAEQAATMSKTKVTVYDSQTTDQGMAFQIIEAAKVLEAGGSVDDAITKMKDVLAKSKLYLAIDNLDNLVAGGRISKFAGALSNILNIKVMLQVAGGQIHIIMKGRGTKAIHKEWDRILKEMAAGPKPIKVGISHVEGNKEVERLKNGVEKIYPDQKITVRETVPIIATHTGMGACCLLYYTE; this is encoded by the coding sequence ATGTCTAAAGTAAAAATAGTTTGTGATTCTTCCGCCGGATTGACAGAAGAAGACATTAAAAAGTATAACATTACAATCGTACCACTTACGGTTATGATTGATGGTACAATTTATGTCGAGCGTGAAACCATCACTAATGATGAATTCACTAAGTTGATGAAAAACGCCAAGTCTTTGCCAAAGACATCCCAACCGCCGATTGGTAAATTTGTCGACGCCTTTGACAAGCTTGGCGAAGACGGCAGCGAAGTTCTCTGTGTTACCATGATGGAATCGATTAGTGGGACTGTCCACGCTGCTGAACAGGCGGCAACAATGTCAAAAACGAAGGTCACGGTCTACGACTCCCAAACTACTGATCAAGGGATGGCCTTCCAAATTATTGAGGCGGCTAAAGTCCTTGAGGCTGGCGGTAGTGTAGATGATGCAATTACCAAAATGAAGGATGTCCTTGCCAAGTCAAAGCTTTACCTGGCAATTGATAACCTTGACAACCTGGTTGCCGGTGGAAGAATTAGCAAGTTCGCTGGTGCACTTTCCAATATCCTTAACATCAAGGTTATGCTCCAGGTTGCCGGTGGTCAGATTCATATCATTATGAAGGGTCGCGGAACAAAGGCAATTCATAAGGAATGGGACCGAATCTTGAAGGAAATGGCCGCTGGACCTAAACCAATCAAAGTTGGGATTTCCCACGTTGAAGGGAATAAAGAAGTCGAGCGTTTAAAGAATGGCGTAGAAAAGATCTACCCTGACCAAAAGATTACGGTTCGGGAAACGGTACCGATTATTGCTACCCACACCGGAATGGGTGCATGTTGTTTGCTGTACTACACTGAATAG
- a CDS encoding YozE family protein — MVRDSFYRYLMTQRNPNSADEIEQFANNAFLDSTFPKQSSDFDEVSKYLEENADYLPSMTIFDAAWQKYLDERN, encoded by the coding sequence ATGGTTCGTGATAGTTTTTATCGTTATTTGATGACCCAACGTAATCCTAATTCTGCAGACGAAATTGAGCAATTCGCTAATAATGCCTTTCTAGACTCAACGTTTCCTAAGCAGTCATCCGACTTTGATGAGGTTTCAAAGTATTTAGAAGAGAATGCGGACTACCTACCATCAATGACGATTTTTGACGCCGCATGGCAAAAATATTTGGATGAGAGAAATTAG
- the dprA gene encoding DNA-processing protein DprA, giving the protein MKQIREFLLRLNLCRGIGYKTKYRLWRVADQYGCYDNINELLTHIRLNDREQEALVNNWPSKELDAAVARNQDFPYVTIADDQYPEQLREIFDPPIVLYYQGNLTLLQLPTLAVVGARDMSAYGEAVLRGMLPHIVKRQIVTVSGLAKGIDGMCHRITLEHGGKTIGVAGCGLDQAYPRENTHLQAKVAKTGLVLTEYGRGEPPLAYHFPERNRIIAGLCSTVLVVEAKKKSGSLITANIALDENRTVCAVPGRIDTYRSLGCNELIAAGAKPILRAQDILEEFML; this is encoded by the coding sequence ATGAAACAAATACGTGAATTTTTACTACGCTTGAATTTATGCCGTGGAATTGGCTATAAGACAAAGTACCGGCTATGGCGGGTAGCTGACCAGTACGGATGTTACGATAACATCAACGAACTACTTACCCACATTCGGCTAAATGACCGGGAACAAGAAGCTTTGGTGAATAACTGGCCAAGCAAAGAACTAGATGCGGCGGTTGCTCGTAATCAGGATTTTCCGTATGTCACCATTGCGGATGACCAATATCCGGAACAGTTACGTGAAATATTTGACCCGCCGATTGTTCTTTACTACCAAGGAAACCTCACACTGTTACAGTTGCCCACGTTAGCGGTGGTTGGTGCCCGGGATATGTCGGCGTACGGTGAAGCGGTGTTACGGGGGATGCTTCCCCACATTGTAAAACGGCAAATCGTTACCGTCAGTGGATTGGCAAAGGGAATCGATGGAATGTGTCACCGCATCACCCTTGAGCATGGTGGTAAGACGATTGGGGTGGCTGGTTGCGGACTGGACCAAGCATATCCCCGGGAGAATACTCACCTGCAGGCCAAGGTTGCAAAAACAGGCCTCGTCCTTACGGAATACGGGCGGGGCGAACCCCCTCTGGCCTATCATTTCCCCGAAAGAAACAGGATAATTGCGGGTCTTTGCTCGACGGTCTTAGTGGTAGAAGCTAAGAAGAAGAGCGGGAGTTTGATCACGGCTAATATTGCTCTAGACGAGAATCGGACGGTTTGTGCGGTCCCCGGGCGAATTGATACTTACCGTTCACTGGGCTGCAATGAGCTGATTGCCGCGGGTGCGAAACCGATTCTCCGGGCACAGGACATCCTCGAAGAGTTCATGCTATAA
- a CDS encoding ribonuclease HII — MIKQTVSEISRLLDTIDSLADPRLKEWQADPRKGVQRALQRHQWRIERQIRAYQAFRQRFKYEDALWKSGVHYVAGMDEVGRGPLAGPVVTCAVILSPDFDLVGVTDSKQLTRHEREQLYLRIVDEAVEVSIAVNDAETIDRLNIYAATQDAMMRSIQSLNHQPDHLIVDAVPLPFDYPQTTLIKGDQKSISVAAASIVAKEYRDHLMLDYDWVYPGYGFAENMGYGTKEHLAGLKKYGASPIHRRSFNPVPKFL; from the coding sequence ATGATTAAACAGACGGTAAGTGAGATTTCGCGGCTCTTGGACACAATTGATAGCTTGGCCGACCCGCGACTTAAGGAGTGGCAGGCTGACCCCCGGAAGGGTGTTCAACGGGCCTTGCAGCGCCACCAGTGGCGAATTGAACGGCAGATTAGGGCTTATCAGGCTTTTCGACAGCGTTTCAAGTATGAGGATGCCCTTTGGAAGAGCGGGGTACACTATGTTGCCGGAATGGACGAAGTCGGCCGGGGCCCTCTTGCTGGTCCCGTTGTCACCTGTGCGGTAATTCTTAGTCCTGATTTTGACCTGGTGGGGGTAACTGACTCCAAACAGTTGACCCGCCATGAGCGGGAACAGCTCTATTTGCGGATTGTTGACGAGGCCGTCGAAGTCAGCATCGCGGTCAATGACGCGGAAACAATCGACCGCCTTAACATATACGCGGCAACGCAGGATGCGATGATGCGGTCCATCCAAAGTCTGAACCACCAGCCGGACCACTTGATTGTTGATGCCGTCCCGCTGCCATTTGATTATCCTCAGACAACCTTAATTAAGGGTGATCAAAAAAGCATCAGCGTCGCGGCGGCCAGTATTGTCGCTAAGGAGTACCGTGACCACCTAATGCTTGATTACGACTGGGTTTATCCAGGATACGGCTTTGCAGAAAACATGGGGTACGGTACAAAAGAACACCTAGCCGGACTAAAGAAATATGGTGCCTCGCCAATTCACCGACGATCATTTAACCCGGTTCCTAAATTTTTATAG